In Ornithodoros turicata isolate Travis chromosome 1, ASM3712646v1, whole genome shotgun sequence, the DNA window GTGCAACATGGGTACAGAATACTCCGCCTGTAATGGGTATGGGAATTTTGTAAAACTCGATATTccgttatatattttttataatGAGCGTAATTGGTCGTCGTGGAACCACAGTGCAACGCTGGCTGATCCCGATGGCTGTGACTGCCCTGAAAATATATCTGCAAACGAATGCTGAATAAAACCTGTGAACTGAAGGACATTCTTAACCAGTAATCGTGGGACTGTTGCGTCCGATTGCGTGGAATTCCATGTGGATAACACTTGTATAATGAGAATATTTTTTCACGCAGAAAGAAGAGGCATTCAAGAATGCATTTGGGTACGTCCAGTACTACGCTGTGGGCCTGGAACAGGCAGTGCTCGACCAAATATTCCACAATGGCCCATTTCAAAAACTGTTTCTGGAGATCCAGCAGAACTTGGGCCAACTGCTGTGCGAGCTCCAGATTGGCATTGTTCACTTCAACGTGGACAAAAATCCAGATGTCTTGCGTGATGTGATGTCACACGAGTATCGCGACATCAAACAGGACAGTCAGCGAAACTTACGAGACTACCTCATTCTGCGCGAATATATCAAAGTCACCCAGTACATCTTTGAGCTGTTCGCTTACCTGCGCGACCATTCCTAAGGCGGACGTTTATGCCTCCAGTGCCGTGTGGAGCGCCGGGAAAAAGACTAGTatctaatttattttatttattaatttatttatacaCTGTGTCATCGTCACGGACTGCAAGAGACTGCGCGACCATGTGTGTACAGTTTGTGAAACCTCTGTTAAGTGACCGAACTTTTGTGCAATGTGTTGCCTTCTGTGTGCGCTGTGGACGTCTCCGATTAGCCGCCATGCACCACCAAAGAATCGTCAGGAGAGGCAACCTTGTTTAATGCATCTgtacattatcatcatcattattcaCAGGAATTCACTAAGATAGGACGTTGATGGTTCATCCTACTACAACCACgtgtttttgtcttttgtttACGGTGCGGACAATGAAATTGAGCATGCAGTGACCGCTTGCCACTTACAAGTAGCCATTTAAAGGTCAGGTTCGGAGAACTGATATTATTCGGCggttttcattttcttcttggCTTTGTCAGGTACGAGGCACGTGAACTCTGTTAATGGCTCAAACCTCACTTTTGCGATTCAAGAGCTCGGTAAAGAAATTATGTGCATGCAGTGAGAAGTCGCTGTTTTGGCTATATTGCGAAGATCGTGGACAAGTATTCACACGCATGTTTCTGTTTGTACCATATATTATACTACCTTACCTGCAGAAAAACACCGAACCTGATCTTTTAGGGCGCATTGGAAGCTGCATGCATTGTCACTGTTCAGAACTGTTTCAGAAGATCCGAGACTAGGCCTTTCATGTCATACAGTTGACATCCAATCAAGCGTGTTAGCGCCTAGATTGGAAGGCCTGATCAGAGCGGCAGTCGATCGCAGGCACTCCATGGAAAAACAAACGATAAAGGAAGATGTCAAATCGAAGATGAGCAAGGTGATGTCATACACTCGAAACAAGAAGAGCGATTGGCTATCATgatttcggaaccgttattgcGAACACCTTTCGGTCTACTAAAGCTCGCTAATGCGAAGAGCCGATAAGCAAAAACTAAAGATTCTGACATGTCCGTGAATTCACATCGTGCTCACCGTACCAAATTTGCGTCTGACTCATTAATCAGTACTAATAACCCGATTTCAATGGGGGACAAAAGGACCAGGTAGGGAAATTATTCCCTATTAAACACCGAAGAAAACACCGAGAGCGTCATCCAAGTTCCTTTGTGGAGCTCTATTTTGGCGTTATTGTTGTGATTAACATTTGGTGCTTCTGAAGCTTAAAAGCGGAAGGCAGAATGCTAGACTGGACCGTTATAAACGTCAGCTTAGAAAGCTCCTGATTAGAAAGGCCTAGTCTCGGATCTTCTGAAACAGTGAACGGGACAATGCATACAGCTTCCAGTGCGCCCTAAAAGATCAGGTTCGGTGTTTTTCTGCAGGTAAGGTAGTTTAATATATGGTACAAACAGAAACATGCGTGTGAATACTTGTCCACAATCTTCGCAATAGCCAAAACAGCGACTTCTCACTGCACATAATTTCTTTACCGGGCTCCTGAATCGCAAAAGTGAGGTTAGAGCCATTAACAGAGTTCACGTGCCTCGTACCTGACAAAGccaagaagaaaatgaaaacctCCGAATAATATCAGTTCTCCGAACCTGACCTTTAAAGGGCTACTTGTAAGTGACAAGCGGTCACTGCTCAATGCATTGTCCCGGTCACTGTTTCGGAAGACCCGAGACTAGGCCTTTCATGCCATACAGTTGACATCCAACCAAGCGTGTTAGCGCGTAGATTGCTGCATTGTTATTTCGTTGGAACTCGCGGCGAATGGAATATTAACTCATTATTAGTTGTCAGATAATGGCTAGCCATATTTTGGTTGTAAAGACGGATGTATTTGAGAATTGGCAAAAAAAGTGGGGGAAAAGGAATGAGGCTTACGGTGTTCCCAAAGTTATTTACGCGATGCCTGGACAATCATTAGGTACATGAGGTCTATTCGTAATCGAAATAGTGGTCCATCTCGTCTGCGTGGTGCAGAAAGTGCAGCGGTATAGCTGTAGCTTATACGGCATGTCCATCAGACTTTCTACGCAGACCCCTCACATATTAGCATTTTATGGTTAGATCGGTCATAGATcttttttccgtgttagcgccgcgaagcaactgtggctattgcggcgtacagacggagagaggacagcaggaaggagtgggggacagggggggggggttcttatgcgtcctgggccgacttgagggggaactgtgccgacattcgtctggaaagtcttcggaaaacccagggaaaacctcggacagcacagccgcaggattcgaacccgtgtcacctcccagtctcggcgtggaaagcgatcatcctaaccactctGCCACGGGAGCTGGGTGGTCATAGATCAAATTGAAAAGCTGTAGAGGACAATGAATAGCGAAGAAAACATGACATTACGAGTACAAGTTCAAAACTTGGAACCGTGCATTAGGTACGAAAGGAACTCCTCCGCAGCATTTCGGAAGACCTCAAAttcctctaaaaaaaaaagtgaacagTTGCAACGCATGTGGAACTGCGCCTCGCGATGTATTTGACGTGTGCCAGACACCCGGGTTTCCTTGCTTTCCGAAAGCAAACGGGGGCCAACAAAGCAGTTAAACAGCTAGTCTTATATGAGTATAGTTTACGTATGTATCGAAGACTCGATCTTCGAGCAACTACCTCACTGGTCGGTATTCAGTATGTTGTATAGCTGGATAGGTTGTGCATGGAGTAGTGTGTCATTTTCGATGGTCGTCAGACATTTTAGATAGGCAGCTATATCAACGATTGTCCAGAGGACAAGAGTGCTGTTTCACGTGCCACAGTGTTTTGGTCACGTGGGGACTTGTTCGCGCACCACGCGAGATTTAGCCTTGTGAACTGTGCTAGTTCAGTTGTTCATACACATCTTCAAAAGCTTGTGTCCTATTTCGTGTTAAACGTGACGCTAATTCTACTTTAAGTTCCTATCCAATATGGCAGTTCGctaatttatttaaaaaaaaaaaagagtccgGACAAGGTAGAAAATGTACTGTCCAGACATCACGAGAGAAAATGTGCTCATTCAGTGTAACCATGTAATATTTTGTGATCTCCTTGTTCTGTTCGGAATCTGTATTGTACAATTAACAGTTCATCACATACTGTTTTTGACATGGAGCTTTCTAAGCCGACATTTATAACGGTCCAGTCTAGCATTCTGCCTTCCGCTTTTAAGCTTCAGGAGATGTTAATCACAACAATAACGCCAAAAATAGAGCTCCACAAAGGAACTTGGATGACGCACTCTGTTTTCTTCGGTGTTTAATAGGGAATGACTTCCCTACCTGgtcctttttttccccattgAAATCGGGTTATTAGTATTGATTAATGAGTCAGACGCAAATTCGGTACGGTGAGCACGATGTGAATTCACGGACATGTCAGAGTCTTTAGTTTTTGCTTATCGGCTCTTCGCATTAGCGAGCTTTAGTAGAT includes these proteins:
- the LOC135397312 gene encoding uncharacterized protein LOC135397312 isoform X3 yields the protein MSAPVSRTGSSDSDHPLWVNPCNLPDGAKGHGADLSAQDIRNMLDAVSNRARVANQEADRAKQQFLERTFSDSEFEHSVAYYTQSWLPDVPDPTEEHFSSITKEEAFKNAFGYVQYYAVGLEQAVLDQIFHNGPFQKLFLEIQQNLGQLLCELQIGIVHFNVDKNPDVLRDVMSHEYRDIKQDSQRNLRDYLILREYIKVTQYIFELFAYLRDHS